In a single window of the Gemmatimonadota bacterium genome:
- a CDS encoding GNAT family N-acetyltransferase — protein sequence MTSRIFHVESEDEFSRAFPVIVQLRPRLDLAMFRDQVRKQMTQGYRLVALEEAGEIRALGGYRLLDYLWVGRAMYVDDLITDERVRSHGHGEQLFGWLRDLATAEGCLQLHLDSGLHRARAHRFYFRQGMIIDDFHFVLPLG from the coding sequence ATGACATCACGAATTTTTCATGTGGAATCGGAGGACGAATTCAGCCGTGCCTTCCCGGTGATCGTTCAACTGCGCCCGCGACTCGACCTCGCGATGTTTCGCGATCAGGTCCGCAAGCAGATGACCCAGGGCTACCGGCTCGTCGCGCTCGAGGAGGCTGGCGAGATCCGGGCGCTCGGTGGCTATCGCCTGCTCGACTACCTCTGGGTGGGGCGCGCGATGTACGTCGACGACCTCATCACCGATGAGCGAGTTCGCTCACACGGTCACGGCGAGCAGCTTTTCGGATGGTTGCGCGATCTGGCCACGGCCGAAGGCTGCCTCCAGCTGCATCTCGACTCGGGACTGCACCGTGCGCGGGCGCATCGCTTCTATTTCCGGCAGGGGATGATCATCGACGATTTCCACTTCGTCCTGCCTCTGGGCTGA
- a CDS encoding LysE family translocator — MLLDARTLGFASVATMFVITPGVGTAVITRTVVERGKEGGLRVIAGLLTGSMLYAVSTALGLAALLLTFPRVLRAVQLLGAGYVGWLGLTTLRSAWRIDGGSGAIPPPATSVYRTGLTTSLLNPMLAVFYLTVIPQFVAPGDNLLRRTLLLAAVHLTIAATWMLVLVGGIAHITESLASAVVRQRIALVTGAVLVLLAIRLVVR, encoded by the coding sequence ATGCTGCTCGATGCCCGCACCCTCGGCTTCGCGTCGGTCGCGACCATGTTCGTGATTACGCCAGGCGTCGGAACCGCGGTGATCACGAGAACTGTGGTCGAGCGCGGCAAGGAGGGAGGGTTGCGGGTGATCGCCGGGCTGCTGACCGGGTCGATGCTCTATGCCGTCAGTACGGCGCTCGGACTGGCCGCCCTGCTGCTCACCTTTCCGCGAGTGCTCCGCGCGGTGCAGCTGCTGGGCGCCGGTTATGTCGGGTGGCTTGGGCTCACGACGCTGCGCTCGGCGTGGCGGATCGATGGCGGCAGCGGCGCCATTCCGCCGCCAGCCACGAGCGTCTATCGCACCGGACTCACGACTTCGCTGCTGAATCCCATGCTGGCCGTCTTCTATCTCACCGTGATCCCGCAATTCGTGGCGCCCGGCGACAATCTCCTGCGGCGGACCTTGCTCCTCGCTGCGGTCCATCTCACCATTGCGGCCACCTGGATGCTGGTGCTCGTGGGGGGAATCGCCCACATCACCGAATCGCTCGCGAGCGCCGTTGTCCGTCAACGCATCGCGCTTGTCACCGGAGCCGTGCTGGTACTGCTTGCCATCCGGCTCGTCGTGCGCTGA
- a CDS encoding histone H1 has protein sequence MPKRRTTPARPTDVNELARRIVAISTGEESDESPTVDQKAVKRGEARSAKLTPEERKAIAKKAADARWHDKG, from the coding sequence ATGCCCAAACGTCGTACAACGCCAGCCCGCCCGACCGACGTAAATGAGCTAGCCCGTCGCATCGTAGCGATCTCGACCGGCGAGGAGTCGGACGAGTCGCCAACGGTGGACCAGAAGGCCGTCAAGCGGGGGGAGGCGCGGTCGGCCAAGCTGACGCCGGAGGAGCGGAAAGCCATCGCCAAGAAGGCCGCTGACGCCCGATGGCACGATAAAGGCTAG
- a CDS encoding energy transducer TonB: MPRYPAGMLNKNTPGYALLQFVVNCSGQVDSASVVVLGATDSLFAAPAVASTLGTRFAPATVDGQRVAMRIEQRISFKTAIGSLGGRALPWWTPQCPPGGCVRP, from the coding sequence ATGCCCCGGTATCCCGCCGGCATGCTCAACAAGAACACCCCGGGATATGCCCTGCTTCAATTCGTCGTGAATTGCAGTGGCCAGGTCGATTCGGCCTCGGTGGTGGTGCTTGGTGCCACCGACTCCCTGTTCGCTGCGCCGGCCGTCGCGTCAACCCTCGGTACCCGGTTTGCTCCGGCGACGGTCGATGGCCAGCGCGTCGCGATGCGGATCGAGCAACGCATCAGTTTCAAGACCGCGATCGGGTCGCTGGGTGGGCGTGCGCTGCCGTGGTGGACACCGCAGTGCCCGCCGGGCGGGTGCGTCCGCCCATGA
- a CDS encoding aminotransferase class V-fold PLP-dependent enzyme, producing the protein MNLPTPGGAMDPTIPERLHAWRDATPGTRAVTHLNSAGASLMPQPVIDAMAAQLHHEVTMGGYEAEAAAAADIATTYATLGELVGAEARNIALAPSSSQAFLNAIASVDWSPGEVLLTSRLDYTSQQILYLSLALRLGVRVVTAPDLPEGGVDPQGVIELLDDERPRLVAMSWVPTHAGTVQDLPAVGRACQAAGVPFIVDACQAVGQFPLDVAELHCDYLSSTGRKWLRGPRGIGFLYVSDAALARGDAPLHIDMRGATWATANAMTLAPDARRFEEWEHSWINVLGLGAAARYALDVGLDVARDRARGFARELRSWASEIDGLRPIDRGSDLSAIVTIEVAGREAAPIVLQLRKEGINTSATLQWFGLADLGPRGIESAIRVSPHYFNTEAEVSQFKEGLLAVMGGG; encoded by the coding sequence ATGAACTTGCCCACCCCTGGAGGAGCGATGGACCCCACGATACCCGAGCGACTCCACGCCTGGCGCGATGCCACCCCCGGCACCCGGGCCGTGACGCACCTCAATTCGGCGGGGGCATCCCTGATGCCGCAGCCGGTCATCGATGCGATGGCGGCACAGCTTCATCACGAGGTGACGATGGGCGGTTATGAGGCCGAGGCCGCTGCTGCTGCCGACATCGCGACCACGTACGCGACGCTCGGCGAGCTGGTCGGTGCCGAGGCCCGTAACATCGCACTGGCGCCGAGTTCGTCGCAGGCATTCCTCAATGCGATCGCTTCGGTGGACTGGTCGCCGGGTGAAGTCCTGCTCACCTCCCGACTGGATTACACCTCGCAGCAGATCCTCTACCTCTCGCTCGCGCTCCGGCTGGGCGTTCGCGTCGTCACCGCGCCTGACCTTCCCGAGGGTGGTGTCGACCCCCAGGGCGTCATCGAATTGCTCGACGATGAACGACCGCGACTGGTCGCGATGTCCTGGGTCCCCACGCACGCAGGCACCGTGCAGGATCTGCCCGCGGTTGGTCGCGCCTGCCAGGCCGCAGGCGTCCCCTTCATCGTGGATGCCTGTCAGGCAGTTGGGCAGTTTCCGCTGGATGTCGCCGAACTCCATTGTGACTATCTCTCGAGCACCGGTCGTAAATGGCTGCGCGGTCCGCGCGGCATCGGCTTTCTCTATGTCTCCGATGCAGCGCTCGCCCGGGGAGATGCGCCACTTCACATTGACATGCGTGGTGCGACCTGGGCGACGGCGAATGCGATGACGCTTGCGCCGGATGCGCGGCGCTTCGAAGAGTGGGAACACTCGTGGATCAACGTCCTCGGTCTGGGCGCTGCGGCGCGCTATGCCCTCGACGTCGGGCTCGATGTCGCCCGCGATCGCGCCCGCGGCTTTGCCCGTGAGCTGCGGAGTTGGGCCAGCGAGATTGATGGCCTGCGTCCCATCGATCGCGGCAGCGACCTGAGCGCGATTGTCACCATCGAGGTCGCCGGACGCGAGGCGGCGCCGATCGTCCTGCAGCTGCGCAAGGAAGGCATCAACACCAGCGCAACGCTGCAGTGGTTCGGGCTCGCCGACCTGGGGCCCCGCGGAATCGAAAGCGCCATCCGGGTATCGCCGCACTATTTCAACACCGAAGCCGAAGTCAGCCAGTTCAAGGAGGGATTGCTGGCGGTGATGGGTGGTGGGTGA
- a CDS encoding LytTR family DNA-binding domain-containing protein: MSVLRVVVVDDEPLARERVSALVRAHEDFELVGEAANGLEALDLIAAQTPDLLFIDVEMPELSGFGVVASLDATELPGVVFITAYEQYAVQAFEVGAIDYLQKPVTPARFAAAADRARERIGQRSAAERLVLLANAARAERERGTRTRFVVRQGNVHQFVPVAAVEWLDVAHNYVRLHVGTQVYFWRGTMKEAETDLDSKRFVRVHRSIIVAVDQVGSVRALESGGYAIELRGGAKVRASRQYAARVRGMMDDR, from the coding sequence GTGAGCGTCCTCCGCGTGGTGGTCGTGGACGACGAGCCGCTCGCGCGGGAACGGGTGAGTGCATTGGTCCGGGCGCACGAGGATTTCGAACTGGTGGGCGAAGCCGCCAACGGGCTGGAGGCGCTCGATCTGATCGCCGCGCAGACTCCTGATCTCCTCTTCATTGATGTCGAGATGCCCGAACTGAGCGGATTTGGTGTCGTCGCATCGCTCGACGCGACCGAACTCCCCGGCGTGGTCTTCATCACGGCGTATGAGCAATACGCGGTGCAGGCGTTCGAGGTCGGTGCGATCGACTATCTCCAGAAGCCGGTCACGCCCGCTCGCTTCGCAGCTGCGGCCGATCGCGCCCGCGAGCGCATCGGACAGCGCTCTGCCGCGGAGCGACTCGTGCTGCTGGCCAATGCCGCTCGTGCCGAACGCGAGCGTGGCACGCGGACCCGATTCGTGGTGCGTCAGGGAAACGTCCATCAGTTCGTACCCGTTGCCGCAGTCGAGTGGCTCGATGTGGCACACAACTACGTCCGGCTGCACGTGGGAACCCAGGTGTATTTCTGGCGCGGCACGATGAAGGAAGCGGAGACGGATCTCGACTCGAAACGATTCGTGCGAGTTCACCGTTCCATCATCGTGGCCGTCGATCAGGTGGGCTCTGTGCGCGCGCTCGAGAGTGGTGGCTACGCGATCGAGTTGCGGGGCGGGGCGAAGGTGCGGGCGAGTCGGCAGTACGCGGCGAGGGTGCGGGGGATGATGGATGACAGATGA
- a CDS encoding GNAT family N-acetyltransferase produces MNEYLAEDAERDMRANVTQTYLVWYEGRLVGYFSLLADSIRLQFKERPKDVHYPSAPALKLARLAVCASQVRQGIGEALLDYVVGIGRNIAGSVGCRYITLDSHVDKVQWYMKYKFVANKGERQAQKVIRKYVQNQEEPPENLSMRYDIFKQTEIGVAEEFDEALPLGPILKEKGKKRSKKD; encoded by the coding sequence ATGAACGAATATCTCGCCGAAGATGCTGAGCGGGATATGAGGGCCAATGTGACCCAGACCTACCTGGTCTGGTACGAGGGCCGCCTCGTTGGGTACTTCTCCCTGCTGGCCGACTCGATCAGACTCCAATTCAAGGAACGACCCAAAGACGTTCACTACCCCTCCGCGCCTGCCCTGAAACTGGCTCGGTTGGCCGTCTGCGCATCCCAGGTTCGGCAGGGTATCGGGGAGGCGCTTCTCGACTACGTCGTGGGGATCGGGCGAAATATCGCGGGCAGTGTGGGGTGTCGGTACATCACCCTAGACTCGCACGTTGATAAGGTTCAGTGGTATATGAAATACAAGTTTGTCGCGAACAAAGGGGAGCGGCAGGCGCAAAAAGTCATTCGGAAATACGTCCAGAACCAGGAAGAACCACCCGAAAACCTCAGTATGCGATACGACATATTCAAGCAAACCGAAATTGGGGTGGCCGAAGAGTTCGACGAAGCCCTGCCGCTGGGACCGATCCTAAAAGAGAAGGGGAAGAAACGGTCCAAGAAAGACTAG
- a CDS encoding TonB family protein, producing MRFAPGWLTLCFVGVAVPLAAQSTSCRLINQDDSVTTESASAKPPTYLQGPVPAMPQNGRLRAVGGKVELSFVVGCDGRVDSASIVVNSASDSAFIAPALLAMAKTEFVPATSNGKKVAMRVLQRVTFAAAGYHTRDGTAVSLAQADSLLNYSVPGCPLIPYDSAQRVPPPGVTPVQYLRGSAPTYPPQLKRRMISGRVAMLFVVRCDGRVEPSSILITSFSDPAFVQPSIRAIEESVFSPATLNGIPAAQVVNQAVSYRLAGGSAPEQSTPGPWWASQCQNNVCRSPRP from the coding sequence ATGAGGTTCGCTCCTGGATGGTTGACACTCTGCTTCGTCGGTGTGGCGGTTCCGCTCGCGGCGCAATCGACGTCGTGCCGCCTCATCAATCAGGACGACAGCGTTACGACCGAGTCGGCGAGCGCGAAGCCGCCGACGTACCTGCAGGGACCAGTGCCCGCGATGCCGCAGAATGGCAGGCTCCGGGCTGTCGGCGGAAAGGTCGAGCTGAGCTTCGTGGTTGGGTGCGACGGCAGGGTTGACTCGGCCTCGATCGTGGTGAACAGCGCGTCCGATAGCGCTTTCATCGCACCAGCGCTGCTTGCGATGGCGAAGACGGAATTTGTCCCGGCAACTTCCAATGGCAAGAAGGTCGCGATGCGCGTGTTGCAGCGCGTCACCTTTGCGGCTGCCGGGTATCACACGCGCGATGGCACGGCGGTATCGCTGGCGCAGGCGGACAGCCTGCTGAACTACAGTGTGCCGGGCTGTCCTCTCATTCCCTACGACAGCGCGCAACGAGTGCCTCCGCCGGGAGTGACACCGGTGCAGTATCTACGTGGCAGCGCACCGACCTACCCACCACAGCTGAAGCGTCGCATGATTTCCGGAAGGGTCGCGATGCTGTTCGTGGTACGCTGCGACGGCCGAGTTGAGCCCAGTTCGATTCTCATCACCAGTTTCAGCGATCCGGCGTTTGTGCAACCTTCCATCCGGGCAATCGAGGAGTCGGTTTTTTCCCCGGCGACGCTCAATGGCATTCCTGCGGCCCAGGTTGTAAATCAAGCCGTGAGTTACCGCCTCGCCGGAGGCTCGGCTCCAGAGCAGTCTACGCCCGGGCCCTGGTGGGCGTCGCAGTGCCAGAACAATGTCTGCCGTTCTCCGCGACCCTGA
- a CDS encoding M28 family metallopeptidase gives MRRVAPFVLLAGLVACSPAEKAAPASDPVKAPVPAELLAAVDTATIMNHIRVLSADSLMGRMPGSAGEEKSVTYLEGQFKAMGLKPGNTDGTYIQKVPLVGITVQGAPTLTFTKGGKTTTLKWRDDYVAWTKHVAPGAALNNSELVFVGYGTEAPEFGWDDFKGADVAGKTLVMLVNDPPLTDTAQFGGNRMTYYGRWTYKYEQGMRHKAAGVLLIHQTDRAGYPFTVVQGKTAEQFDLVTPDKNMSRVAVEGWISQDQAKALFAMAGQDFDTLSAHAATKEFKPVPLGVTASVTLTNALRTIDSRNVLAKLEGSDPALKDQYLIYTAHWDHFGIGTKVNGDSIYNGASDNASGTAGLLTVAKGFAALKTPPKRSILFIAVTAEEQGLLGSNYYAVTPVYPLAKTVANINMDGLNTWGVSKDLAVIGLGASELDDYATAAATEQGRVLIGDAEPEKGFYYRSDHFSFAKQGVPAFDPESGSDYIGKPAGYGKQKRDEYTAHDYHQPQDEIKPDWDLSGAVQDLQLYLMMGYRIAEAPKKPEWRAGNEFRATREKSLTAP, from the coding sequence ATGCGTCGTGTCGCACCCTTCGTGCTGCTTGCGGGCCTGGTGGCCTGTTCTCCTGCCGAGAAGGCGGCGCCGGCCAGCGACCCCGTCAAGGCACCGGTGCCGGCCGAGCTGCTTGCTGCGGTCGATACCGCGACCATCATGAACCACATTCGGGTGCTCAGTGCCGACTCGCTGATGGGGCGGATGCCAGGGAGCGCGGGCGAGGAGAAGAGCGTGACGTATCTGGAGGGCCAGTTCAAGGCGATGGGGCTCAAGCCGGGCAACACCGATGGCACCTATATCCAGAAGGTCCCGCTGGTCGGCATCACGGTGCAAGGCGCGCCAACGTTGACCTTCACCAAGGGCGGCAAGACGACCACCCTCAAGTGGCGCGACGACTATGTCGCCTGGACCAAACATGTCGCGCCGGGCGCTGCGCTGAACAACTCCGAGCTGGTCTTCGTGGGATACGGCACCGAGGCACCCGAATTCGGCTGGGATGATTTCAAGGGTGCCGACGTGGCGGGCAAGACGCTGGTGATGCTCGTGAATGATCCGCCGCTCACCGACACCGCCCAATTCGGCGGCAACCGGATGACCTACTACGGCCGCTGGACCTACAAGTACGAGCAGGGGATGCGTCACAAGGCCGCCGGCGTGTTGCTGATCCACCAGACCGACCGCGCGGGCTATCCCTTTACCGTGGTGCAGGGCAAGACCGCCGAGCAGTTCGACCTGGTCACCCCCGACAAGAACATGAGTCGCGTCGCCGTCGAGGGGTGGATCAGCCAGGATCAGGCCAAGGCGCTCTTCGCGATGGCCGGGCAGGATTTCGACACCCTCTCTGCCCACGCAGCCACCAAGGAATTCAAGCCGGTACCGCTCGGCGTCACGGCCAGCGTGACCCTCACCAATGCGTTGCGCACGATCGATTCACGCAACGTGCTGGCGAAGCTCGAGGGAAGTGACCCGGCACTCAAGGATCAGTACCTCATCTACACCGCGCACTGGGATCATTTCGGCATCGGCACCAAGGTCAACGGCGACTCGATTTACAACGGCGCCTCCGACAACGCGAGCGGCACCGCCGGACTGCTCACCGTAGCGAAGGGGTTCGCGGCTCTCAAGACGCCGCCGAAGCGCTCAATTCTGTTCATCGCGGTCACTGCCGAGGAACAGGGCCTGCTCGGCTCCAACTACTACGCTGTTACGCCGGTGTATCCGCTGGCGAAGACCGTGGCAAACATCAACATGGATGGGCTCAATACCTGGGGCGTCTCGAAGGATCTCGCGGTGATCGGTCTCGGTGCGTCAGAGCTCGATGACTACGCGACCGCCGCCGCTACCGAGCAGGGCCGTGTGCTCATTGGCGATGCCGAGCCGGAGAAGGGCTTCTACTATCGCTCGGATCACTTCTCCTTCGCGAAGCAGGGCGTTCCGGCGTTCGATCCCGAGTCGGGCAGCGACTACATCGGCAAGCCAGCGGGCTACGGCAAGCAGAAGCGGGATGAATACACCGCTCACGACTACCACCAGCCGCAGGACGAGATCAAGCCGGACTGGGACCTCAGCGGCGCGGTGCAGGACCTGCAGCTCTACCTGATGATGGGGTACCGCATCGCCGAAGCGCCGAAGAAGCCCGAGTGGCGCGCGGGGAATGAGTTCCGGGCCACCCGGGAGAAGTCGCTCACGGCGCCGTGA
- a CDS encoding histidine kinase, translated as MPTLPEPASERLRSALRWAAFGLVALGLGLLAKAPELPFGNHGLSLPRVPAAPPDLPALLYFLGVGSTVWYAAALAVPLLLWFARRLDTDRQLRAAAISVAVMLLLVVSTAIMQYEVIYGGTGMGPGLREYFPVALRQTLLPWIAVAGIVAGLEGRRRSQRFTVERERLRALVAEQRLIALTGQLQPHFLFNTLQGISTLIHRDPVAADEMLLKLSDLLRDLLRHRDQVLVSLGDELRYARTYLEISQLRFGDRLQVVIEAPHELAGARVPLFLLQPLVENALTHGIGGQIRGGRVTLTVRRNGERLRLEVADDGVGLPADRALVEGIGLRNTRARLEAAFGSDQRLVVGAHAGGGTSVAIDIPYLPLLVGRE; from the coding sequence ATGCCCACCTTGCCCGAGCCCGCGTCCGAACGACTTCGATCGGCGCTGCGATGGGCCGCGTTTGGCCTCGTTGCCCTCGGCCTCGGTCTGCTGGCGAAGGCGCCCGAGTTGCCGTTCGGCAACCACGGCCTCTCCCTGCCACGCGTCCCGGCGGCGCCACCGGACCTCCCGGCGTTGCTCTACTTCCTCGGGGTGGGCTCGACCGTCTGGTATGCCGCAGCGCTCGCCGTGCCCCTGCTGCTCTGGTTCGCGCGACGCCTCGACACCGATCGGCAACTTCGCGCGGCAGCGATCAGCGTCGCCGTGATGCTCCTGCTCGTCGTCAGCACGGCAATCATGCAATACGAGGTGATCTATGGTGGCACCGGGATGGGGCCGGGGCTGCGCGAATATTTCCCCGTCGCGCTGCGGCAGACGCTGCTCCCGTGGATTGCGGTAGCCGGTATCGTAGCTGGACTCGAAGGTCGCCGACGCAGCCAGCGATTCACGGTGGAGCGGGAACGGCTGCGCGCACTGGTTGCCGAGCAGCGATTGATCGCACTCACGGGACAGTTGCAGCCGCACTTTCTTTTCAACACGCTGCAGGGAATTTCGACGCTGATTCATCGTGACCCTGTCGCGGCAGACGAGATGCTCTTGAAGTTGAGTGATCTTCTGCGTGATCTGCTGCGACATCGCGACCAGGTCCTGGTATCGCTCGGCGATGAGCTGCGCTACGCGCGCACCTACCTCGAGATTTCGCAGCTCCGCTTCGGCGATCGGCTGCAGGTGGTGATCGAGGCCCCGCACGAGCTCGCCGGGGCACGCGTTCCCCTCTTCCTGCTGCAACCACTGGTCGAGAATGCGCTCACTCACGGGATTGGTGGGCAGATTCGTGGCGGTCGCGTCACACTCACCGTGCGCCGCAATGGGGAGCGGCTGCGGCTCGAAGTGGCCGACGACGGTGTCGGATTGCCGGCGGACCGTGCCCTTGTCGAGGGGATCGGTTTGCGCAACACGCGGGCCCGGCTCGAGGCGGCTTTCGGGAGCGACCAGCGGCTTGTCGTCGGCGCGCACGCTGGTGGCGGCACCAGTGTCGCCATCGACATTCCCTACCTGCCGTTGCTGGTGGGACGGGAGTGA
- a CDS encoding serine hydrolase translates to MRVSRLAVLITLVATTALSLGAQGTAPGKSWPIATPAALGLNRAVLDSLDSEIKAGRYGYVDRMLVIRHGKIAFDASYPHDYDKAYGDSARVKSALNPGDPTGPYNYYAPWWHPTYRRGDLHTLQSVTKTVTSVIIGAAIARGDFPSIDTPVLNFFDTTHVANIDARKRRMTVKHLLTMTGGFDWNENLPYVDPRNTAVVMEGSHDWIQYVIDRPMAREPGATWNYSSGESALLAHIFRQATGVDIEEYAAKYLFAPIGIERWYWKRTPNGIADTEGGLYLEARDLARVWQLFALDGMWNGTRVVSHEWITASTSPQIAVGSGPTSPKYGLKWWLYPDQIDATKLVWSGSGFGGQLPMYFPSQDLLVVFNGWNILPGKGSIPLRKTMERLQKAVVK, encoded by the coding sequence GTGCGGGTTTCACGCCTTGCTGTCCTGATCACGCTGGTCGCTACAACGGCTCTCTCGCTTGGCGCGCAGGGTACCGCACCGGGCAAGAGCTGGCCCATCGCAACTCCAGCGGCCCTCGGCCTCAATCGCGCGGTGCTCGACTCGCTGGATAGCGAGATCAAGGCTGGCCGCTACGGATACGTCGACCGGATGCTGGTGATCCGTCATGGCAAGATCGCCTTCGATGCGAGCTATCCGCACGACTACGACAAGGCCTACGGTGATTCGGCTCGAGTGAAGTCGGCACTGAACCCTGGCGACCCCACGGGACCCTACAACTACTACGCCCCCTGGTGGCACCCGACCTACCGGCGCGGTGACCTGCACACGCTGCAGTCGGTGACCAAGACCGTGACGTCCGTGATCATCGGCGCGGCGATTGCGCGCGGTGATTTTCCTTCGATCGACACGCCGGTGCTCAACTTCTTCGACACCACGCACGTCGCGAACATCGATGCACGCAAGCGACGAATGACAGTCAAGCATTTGCTGACGATGACCGGGGGATTCGACTGGAACGAGAACCTGCCCTACGTCGATCCGCGCAACACGGCCGTGGTGATGGAAGGGAGCCACGACTGGATTCAGTACGTCATTGATCGACCGATGGCGCGCGAGCCCGGTGCCACCTGGAACTACAGCAGCGGCGAGAGCGCGCTGCTGGCGCACATCTTCCGCCAGGCCACCGGCGTCGACATCGAGGAATACGCCGCGAAGTATCTCTTCGCGCCGATCGGCATCGAGCGCTGGTACTGGAAGCGGACGCCGAATGGGATCGCCGACACAGAGGGTGGGCTCTATCTCGAAGCGCGCGATCTTGCGCGGGTCTGGCAGCTGTTCGCGCTCGACGGTATGTGGAATGGCACGCGGGTGGTGTCACACGAATGGATCACCGCTTCGACCTCGCCACAGATTGCCGTCGGCTCCGGCCCGACGTCGCCGAAGTACGGTCTCAAGTGGTGGCTCTATCCCGATCAGATCGACGCTACCAAGCTGGTCTGGAGTGGCTCCGGCTTCGGCGGACAGCTGCCGATGTATTTCCCGTCGCAGGACCTGCTGGTGGTCTTCAACGGCTGGAACATCCTGCCGGGGAAGGGATCGATTCCGCTGCGGAAGACGATGGAAAGATTGCAGAAGGCGGTGGTGAAGTAA
- a CDS encoding IS1 family transposase — protein MNRLSTARRTQILAALCEGASVNATARQTGASKVTILKLLAEIGEACLEYQRATFVNLNCKVIQCDEIWSFVHCKQANVPDDEKGRGRGDAWIWVALDSESKLVPCWHIGARDAAAAAYFMEDLASRLSHRVQLTTDGFRKYLRAVEGAFGWGQIDYAMLQKIYGPAITGTHRYSPAAVVGARAERIMGNPDAELVSTSHVERQNLTMRMNVRRLTRLTNGHSKKIENHGHAIALHYMYYNFCRKHETLTKAKGGIHTTPAMAAGVADHVWKLEEVVGLLG, from the coding sequence ATGAACCGCCTGTCCACTGCCCGCCGAACCCAGATCCTTGCCGCCCTCTGCGAAGGGGCGTCAGTCAATGCGACTGCCCGTCAGACCGGCGCGAGCAAGGTCACGATTTTGAAGCTCTTGGCCGAGATCGGAGAGGCGTGCCTGGAGTACCAGCGGGCAACGTTCGTCAACCTGAATTGCAAGGTGATTCAGTGTGACGAGATCTGGTCGTTCGTTCACTGCAAGCAGGCGAACGTGCCAGATGACGAGAAGGGTCGTGGCCGTGGCGATGCGTGGATCTGGGTGGCGTTGGACTCCGAGTCGAAGCTGGTGCCGTGCTGGCACATCGGAGCGCGGGATGCGGCGGCGGCCGCCTATTTCATGGAGGACCTTGCGTCGCGCTTGTCGCATCGGGTTCAGCTGACGACCGATGGTTTCCGGAAGTATCTCCGGGCTGTCGAAGGCGCGTTCGGTTGGGGCCAGATCGACTACGCGATGCTCCAAAAGATCTACGGCCCCGCTATCACCGGCACTCACCGCTACTCACCGGCGGCGGTTGTCGGCGCCCGTGCGGAGCGCATCATGGGAAACCCCGACGCGGAACTCGTCAGCACTAGCCATGTTGAGCGCCAGAATCTGACCATGCGGATGAACGTGCGTCGGCTGACGCGCCTCACCAACGGCCATAGCAAGAAGATCGAGAACCACGGCCACGCTATCGCCCTACACTACATGTACTACAACTTCTGCCGGAAGCATGAGACACTGACCAAGGCCAAGGGCGGGATACACACAACGCCAGCGATGGCGGCTGGCGTTGCAGATCACGTATGGAAGCTGGAAGAGGTGGTGGGTTTGCTGGGGTAA